One window of Macrococcus sp. 19Msa1099 genomic DNA carries:
- a CDS encoding DAK2 domain-containing protein, with product MMKTIDGKLFAEMIITGANNLSQNADYVDSLNVFPVPDGDTGTNMNLSMSSGAKETEENIEAHIGNVGIAFSKGLLMGARGNSGVILSQLFRGFSKYIEAESAIDAQKFAKAFQAGVKTAYKAVMKPVEGTILTVAREAGEAAMKASESTDDCIVIMEALVKAGNESLKRTPDLLPVLKEVGVVDSGGQGLMYVYEGFLAVLKGETIAAPVKRDINDDFINDDHDFGDVVKTEDIVPGFCTEFMVRFKDGMKPFNEDDFREDMSKFGDSLLVISDEEIVKTHVHSETPGEALTYGSQYGEIIKIKIENMREQHREVLRKRGIKETKNEIEKVEKALITISMGEGITELFRSIGATHVISGGQTMNPSTEDIVKIIEASGCKEAVVLPNNKNIIMAAEQAAQVVDIPVAVVPSKTIPQGLGAMLAYNPEASSDDNKALMTEAMQHVKSGSVTYAVRDTTIDGVNIEKDAFMGINESKITVSDKDQNKVCIELLKSMIDEDAEIVTIIKGIDAADENVATIENFLSENYEDIEIEIQDGKQPIYSFMFSVE from the coding sequence ATAATGAAAACAATTGACGGCAAGCTATTTGCTGAAATGATCATCACAGGAGCAAATAACTTATCTCAAAATGCAGACTATGTAGATTCACTGAACGTCTTTCCGGTACCAGATGGTGATACTGGAACGAATATGAATCTTTCGATGAGTTCAGGTGCGAAAGAAACTGAGGAGAATATTGAAGCACATATTGGAAACGTTGGAATTGCATTCTCAAAAGGTTTATTAATGGGAGCACGTGGGAATTCGGGCGTTATTCTATCACAGCTATTCAGAGGGTTTTCTAAGTATATCGAAGCGGAGAGTGCGATAGACGCCCAAAAATTTGCTAAAGCATTTCAAGCAGGTGTAAAAACAGCTTATAAGGCAGTAATGAAACCCGTTGAAGGTACCATTCTTACAGTTGCCCGTGAAGCTGGAGAAGCTGCTATGAAGGCTAGTGAATCAACGGATGACTGTATCGTAATTATGGAAGCGCTCGTTAAAGCTGGGAACGAATCATTAAAGCGTACACCAGACCTACTTCCAGTATTAAAAGAAGTTGGGGTAGTAGATAGCGGCGGTCAGGGTTTGATGTATGTCTATGAAGGATTCCTTGCTGTTTTAAAGGGTGAAACAATTGCAGCACCTGTTAAGCGAGATATTAATGACGACTTTATTAATGATGATCATGACTTCGGTGATGTGGTTAAAACTGAAGACATCGTGCCAGGATTCTGTACTGAATTTATGGTTCGATTTAAAGATGGAATGAAACCATTTAATGAAGATGATTTCAGAGAAGATATGTCTAAGTTTGGTGACTCGCTCCTTGTGATTTCTGATGAAGAAATCGTTAAAACGCATGTTCACTCAGAAACACCTGGGGAAGCATTAACATATGGTAGTCAATATGGAGAGATTATCAAGATTAAGATAGAGAATATGCGTGAACAGCATCGCGAAGTGTTACGTAAGCGTGGTATTAAGGAAACTAAAAACGAGATTGAGAAAGTAGAAAAAGCGTTGATCACAATTTCTATGGGTGAGGGTATTACTGAGTTATTCAGGTCGATTGGTGCAACGCATGTTATTAGCGGTGGACAGACGATGAATCCATCTACTGAAGATATTGTAAAGATTATTGAAGCAAGTGGATGTAAAGAAGCGGTCGTTCTACCGAATAATAAGAACATAATTATGGCTGCAGAACAAGCAGCTCAAGTTGTGGATATTCCTGTAGCAGTAGTGCCGTCTAAGACAATACCACAAGGGTTAGGTGCGATGCTTGCATACAATCCGGAAGCATCTAGTGATGACAATAAGGCATTAATGACAGAAGCGATGCAGCATGTGAAGTCAGGTTCCGTTACATATGCTGTCAGAGATACGACTATTGATGGTGTTAATATTGAGAAAGATGCATTTATGGGTATTAATGAGAGTAAGATTACGGTATCGGATAAAGATCAGAACAAAGTATGTATTGAATTATTGAAATCAATGATTGATGAAGATGCAGAAATTGTTACGATCATTAAAGGAATCGATGCTGCAGATGAAAATGTTGCTACCATTGAAAATTTCTTAAGTGAAAATTATGAAGATATTGAAATTGAAATACAAGATGGAAAACAGCCTATATATAGCTTTATGTTTTCTGTAGAATAA
- a CDS encoding Asp23/Gls24 family envelope stress response protein: MTLEIANEFGSIDISSDVIATIAGGAAVECYGIIGMASKHQVRDGIADILGRDNYSKGVIVTNNNGTLDVDMYIIVAYGTKISEIASNVQSTVKYTLEQTLNLTVNSVNIYIQGVRVIKLDDEE, encoded by the coding sequence ATGACATTAGAAATAGCAAATGAATTTGGTTCAATCGATATCTCTAGCGATGTTATCGCAACGATTGCAGGTGGAGCGGCAGTTGAATGTTATGGTATCATCGGTATGGCAAGTAAACATCAGGTTAGAGATGGTATTGCAGATATTTTAGGGCGTGACAACTATTCTAAAGGTGTTATCGTAACAAATAATAACGGTACTTTAGATGTTGATATGTATATTATTGTTGCATATGGCACAAAAATTTCTGAAATTGCAAGTAATGTACAATCGACAGTTAAATACACTTTAGAACAAACTTTAAACTTAACGGTTAATTCAGTAAACATATACATTCAAGGTGTACGTGTCATCAAACTGGATGATGAAGAATAG
- a CDS encoding thiamine diphosphokinase produces MNLHILCTQLEVDESIFEMYGSDDWIGVDYGALMLIDHNIRPIAAFGDFDSIDETEKLRIESVIDIDLLPAEKNETDLEVAMQYAKDLEYNKVFIHGATGGRLDHFLGNLQTLLHPEILLSASEFHIVNAYNTIQVLTAGTHIIEHEPDKKYISFIPVNDGVTLTLEGFKYDADRLEVNLGITRTISNEFVERRAQVTVEQGMVYCIQSTEQ; encoded by the coding sequence ATGAATCTTCATATATTATGTACGCAGCTGGAAGTAGATGAATCGATATTTGAGATGTATGGAAGTGATGACTGGATAGGTGTGGATTATGGTGCGTTGATGCTGATTGATCATAACATTCGACCAATCGCAGCATTTGGAGATTTCGATTCTATTGATGAGACAGAGAAATTACGTATAGAGTCTGTTATCGATATCGACCTTCTTCCTGCTGAAAAGAATGAAACAGACCTTGAAGTTGCAATGCAGTATGCGAAAGACTTAGAATACAACAAAGTATTTATTCATGGTGCGACGGGCGGAAGACTCGATCATTTTCTTGGAAACCTGCAGACATTATTGCATCCAGAAATATTATTGTCGGCAAGCGAATTTCATATCGTTAATGCGTATAATACGATTCAGGTACTTACTGCAGGCACACACATTATTGAACATGAACCTGATAAAAAGTATATATCCTTTATTCCGGTGAATGACGGAGTAACTTTGACACTTGAAGGATTTAAATATGATGCTGATCGCCTGGAAGTGAATCTTGGAATTACAAGAACGATTTCAAATGAATTTGTTGAGCGTCGTGCGCAAGTTACGGTAGAACAAGGGATGGTTTATTGTATACAAAGTACAGAGCAATAA
- the pknB gene encoding Stk1 family PASTA domain-containing Ser/Thr kinase, producing the protein MLGTIVSERYKLLKYIGGGGMSSVYLAQDIILNQRVAVKIINIPHVDVERAVQRFQREVQNATTLSHPNIVKVLDVDEDERHYYLVMEYVEGPTLHEYIQQHGPLSPEEAVFFTKQILRGIEHAHSYRIVHRDIKPQNILMTDNKELKISDFGIARALSETAMTQTNHIMGSVHYLSPEQAKGIRTDESSDIYSIGIVLFEMLTGHPPFEGESAVGIAIKHIQETIPSIREENSAIPQSLENVVNKATMKDKLRRYRTTQEMYEDVTTALDASRTKEDKVAEIDDKTKMIPVVKDSRTETPSVKESSIHKEQYVEKPANKKRWLLWLVPLILMFTLSTVVYAALFKVYKVTVPELNGKSLTQATQILDDNNLRKGEVSYTFTNEDEKNQVVDTKPLAGNKIDAHSKVDLKISKGAKTFTIGDYVGENIKDVKKELEKQQLKRIKLKETFDMASSGEILKQSVTAGTKVIPEDTEIVLTVSKGTEQVYVPDFTGQSYDIAKKELEALGFIVNVAQSTTSESIPKGRIISQDIRNINYQYGSIINFVISKGKESSSEDKASSEKPKEKNDTSASNYDKSYFGTFTIPYRGEGSKQKVEIFIQDKDNDIDKVYESYKTTESTTKNFNLTIGKDKEGIILVKVDGKTYMNEHINYNELGN; encoded by the coding sequence ATGCTCGGTACGATCGTTAGTGAACGTTATAAGCTTCTAAAGTATATTGGCGGAGGCGGCATGAGTAGCGTGTATCTTGCTCAAGACATTATCCTGAATCAGAGGGTTGCGGTTAAGATAATTAATATTCCTCACGTTGATGTTGAACGTGCTGTTCAAAGATTTCAGAGGGAAGTTCAAAACGCTACGACATTGTCTCATCCAAATATTGTTAAAGTGCTTGATGTAGATGAAGATGAGCGACACTATTATTTAGTCATGGAATACGTAGAAGGTCCAACCCTCCATGAATATATACAGCAGCATGGCCCATTATCACCTGAAGAAGCTGTATTTTTTACTAAACAGATTTTGAGAGGGATTGAACATGCTCATTCATACCGTATTGTGCATCGTGATATTAAACCGCAAAATATATTGATGACAGACAATAAAGAGCTTAAGATTTCCGATTTTGGGATCGCACGTGCACTGAGTGAGACAGCGATGACTCAGACAAATCATATTATGGGGAGCGTCCATTATCTCTCTCCAGAACAAGCAAAAGGAATCAGGACCGATGAGTCAAGCGATATCTACTCCATAGGTATCGTGCTATTTGAAATGCTTACTGGGCATCCCCCCTTTGAAGGGGAGTCCGCAGTTGGTATCGCGATTAAACATATCCAGGAGACGATTCCTTCGATTCGTGAGGAAAATAGCGCTATACCCCAAAGCCTTGAAAATGTAGTCAATAAAGCAACGATGAAAGATAAGCTCAGAAGGTATCGAACGACTCAGGAGATGTATGAAGACGTAACAACTGCGCTTGATGCTAGCAGAACTAAAGAAGATAAAGTAGCAGAGATAGACGATAAGACAAAGATGATTCCTGTTGTTAAAGACAGTAGGACTGAGACCCCATCCGTTAAGGAAAGTTCGATTCATAAGGAGCAATACGTTGAGAAACCAGCAAATAAAAAGCGGTGGCTTTTATGGCTTGTTCCATTGATCCTTATGTTTACCTTAAGTACCGTTGTATATGCGGCTCTATTCAAAGTATATAAAGTAACGGTCCCTGAACTAAATGGAAAATCTTTAACACAGGCAACTCAAATTTTAGACGATAATAATTTGAGAAAAGGCGAGGTCAGCTACACGTTTACAAATGAAGACGAAAAAAATCAAGTTGTTGATACAAAGCCACTTGCCGGTAATAAGATAGATGCACATTCGAAAGTAGATTTAAAAATCTCAAAAGGGGCTAAAACTTTCACTATTGGTGACTACGTCGGGGAAAATATTAAAGATGTAAAGAAAGAACTGGAAAAACAGCAGCTTAAGCGCATTAAACTGAAAGAAACCTTTGACATGGCTTCCTCCGGAGAGATTCTGAAACAAAGTGTAACTGCTGGTACTAAAGTTATTCCTGAGGATACAGAGATAGTTCTGACAGTTTCTAAAGGTACAGAACAAGTATATGTTCCTGATTTTACGGGGCAGTCCTACGATATTGCAAAAAAGGAACTAGAAGCGCTCGGTTTTATTGTCAATGTGGCGCAAAGTACAACTTCTGAATCGATACCAAAGGGCAGAATTATTTCTCAGGATATACGTAATATAAATTATCAATACGGCTCAATCATCAATTTCGTTATATCTAAAGGTAAGGAAAGTTCTTCCGAGGACAAGGCATCATCAGAAAAACCAAAAGAAAAGAACGATACGAGCGCTTCCAATTATGACAAATCATATTTTGGAACATTTACGATTCCATACCGAGGAGAAGGTTCTAAGCAGAAAGTTGAAATCTTTATTCAGGATAAAGATAATGACATAGATAAAGTGTATGAATCATATAAGACGACAGAGAGCACGACAAAGAATTTTAATCTCACAATAGGTAAGGATAAAGAGGGAATCATCCTCGTAAAAGTTGATGGTAAGACGTATATGAATGAACACATCAATTATAATGAACTCGGTAATTAA
- the rpmB gene encoding 50S ribosomal protein L28, giving the protein MAKVCHVTGRKAVTGNNRSHAMNYSKRRFGANLQKVRILVDGKPKRVWVSARALKSGKVTRV; this is encoded by the coding sequence ATGGCTAAAGTATGTCATGTTACAGGTCGTAAAGCCGTAACAGGTAACAATCGTTCTCACGCAATGAACTACAGCAAACGTCGCTTCGGAGCTAACTTACAAAAAGTCCGCATCTTAGTAGATGGTAAGCCTAAACGTGTATGGGTTTCAGCTCGTGCATTAAAATCAGGTAAAGTGACTCGCGTTTAA
- the sdaAB gene encoding L-serine ammonia-lyase, iron-sulfur-dependent subunit beta encodes MKYRSVFDIIGPVMVGPSSSHTAGAVRIGLVARDLFGRMPDAVDIYLYGSFMETYKGHGTDVALVAGLLGFDTDDSRIPKSVELAEEAGLQINFIEMTEERSHPNTAVLNMRSHDQQLSIEGISIGGGKIEIVALNGFPIAISGNYPALLVFHKDTFGTIAKVTSILSDHKINVGQMQVSRKEKGDLALMTCELDDEITDDVLEQIRRCEGIQTVTLMTES; translated from the coding sequence ATGAAATATAGAAGTGTATTTGATATTATCGGCCCGGTGATGGTGGGTCCATCATCTTCACATACAGCAGGTGCAGTCAGAATCGGTTTAGTTGCCAGAGATTTATTTGGAAGGATGCCGGATGCTGTTGATATCTATTTATATGGTTCATTTATGGAAACATATAAAGGACATGGAACAGATGTGGCATTAGTTGCAGGTCTGTTAGGTTTTGATACGGATGACAGTCGTATTCCAAAAAGCGTTGAACTTGCGGAAGAAGCAGGATTACAGATAAATTTTATTGAGATGACAGAAGAAAGAAGTCACCCTAATACTGCCGTTCTCAACATGAGAAGTCATGATCAGCAGCTCTCTATCGAAGGCATTTCAATTGGAGGGGGTAAGATTGAAATAGTTGCATTAAATGGTTTTCCGATTGCAATTTCGGGGAATTATCCTGCGTTACTCGTATTTCATAAAGATACGTTCGGCACGATTGCGAAAGTTACAAGTATTCTTAGCGACCACAAAATTAATGTCGGTCAGATGCAGGTCTCACGTAAGGAAAAAGGCGACCTTGCTTTAATGACATGTGAACTAGATGATGAGATAACAGATGATGTACTAGAGCAAATTAGGCGTTGTGAGGGTATTCAGACTGTAACGTTGATGACAGAATCATAG
- the rlmN gene encoding 23S rRNA (adenine(2503)-C(2))-methyltransferase RlmN has product MALLEKKNKKFMPNFDKPSIYSLQLGELKEWLATHGQQSFRAKQIYDWLYVKRVNSFEEMSNLSKELRKVLEDNFTMTTLKTVVKQESKDGTIKFLFELQDGYTIETVLMRHDYGNSVCVTTQVGCRIGCTFCASTLGGLKRNLEAGEIVAQVLNVQKALDEVEERVSHVVIMGIGEPFENYEEMMDFLKVINHDDGLNIGARHITVSTSGIIPRIYDFADEELQINFALSLHGPNNDIRSRLMPINRAYDLEKLMESIEYYVNKTGRRITFEYGLFGGVNDQVHHAKELAQLIKHLNCHVNLIPVNHVPERDYVRTPKEDIFKFEKELKRNGINATIRREHGSDIDAACGQLRAKERQEETR; this is encoded by the coding sequence ATGGCATTATTAGAAAAGAAAAATAAAAAGTTCATGCCGAACTTTGATAAACCCTCAATTTATTCATTACAACTCGGAGAATTAAAAGAATGGCTGGCAACGCATGGTCAGCAAAGTTTTAGAGCGAAACAGATTTACGACTGGTTATACGTAAAACGTGTTAACTCATTTGAAGAGATGTCAAATTTATCGAAAGAACTGCGTAAAGTGTTAGAGGATAACTTTACGATGACAACGTTAAAAACTGTTGTTAAGCAGGAAAGTAAAGATGGGACAATTAAATTTCTATTTGAATTACAGGATGGATATACGATTGAAACAGTGTTAATGCGTCATGATTATGGCAATTCAGTGTGTGTAACAACGCAAGTAGGCTGCCGTATCGGTTGTACGTTCTGTGCATCAACTCTAGGTGGTTTGAAACGAAATCTAGAAGCTGGCGAAATTGTTGCACAAGTACTAAATGTTCAAAAAGCATTAGACGAAGTAGAGGAACGAGTAAGCCATGTCGTTATTATGGGTATTGGTGAACCATTTGAAAACTACGAAGAGATGATGGATTTCTTAAAGGTTATTAATCATGATGATGGTCTTAATATCGGTGCGCGACATATTACAGTATCTACATCAGGCATCATCCCACGTATCTATGACTTTGCCGATGAAGAACTGCAGATCAACTTTGCACTTAGTTTACATGGACCAAATAACGATATTAGAAGTCGCTTAATGCCGATTAACCGCGCTTATGATCTAGAGAAGTTAATGGAGTCAATAGAATACTATGTCAATAAAACAGGACGCCGTATTACTTTTGAATATGGATTATTCGGTGGTGTGAACGATCAGGTTCATCACGCTAAAGAATTAGCCCAGCTGATTAAACACCTAAACTGCCATGTCAATTTGATCCCTGTAAATCATGTGCCTGAACGTGACTATGTTCGTACTCCGAAAGAAGATATCTTTAAGTTTGAAAAAGAATTAAAACGCAATGGAATCAATGCTACAATTAGACGTGAACATGGCTCTGATATTGACGCAGCTTGTGGTCAGTTAAGAGCGAAAGAGAGACAAGAAGAAACGAGGTAG
- a CDS encoding rhodanese-like domain-containing protein, with protein MKHITIDALQDALQIGTEAHIIDVRTPEEYNEGHIKGAKNIPLDTIPASVDSFNDEDEYIIICKRGGRALQAAEYLDNENLNITVVDQGMDDWQGEITK; from the coding sequence ATGAAACATATTACAATAGATGCGTTACAAGATGCGTTACAGATTGGTACAGAAGCACATATTATTGATGTAAGAACACCAGAAGAATATAATGAAGGGCATATTAAAGGTGCAAAGAATATCCCACTGGATACAATTCCTGCTTCAGTCGATTCATTTAATGATGAAGATGAATACATCATCATCTGTAAGCGTGGAGGACGTGCGCTTCAGGCTGCTGAATATCTCGATAATGAGAATTTAAACATTACAGTAGTCGACCAAGGGATGGATGACTGGCAAGGTGAAATCACAAAATAA
- a CDS encoding cytochrome P450: protein MSKRIPKDRGIDNSFKIMKEGYEYVPARMKKFNTNIFETHVLGGKAAVVISGKDAAELFYDNDKTERKGTLPKRVVKTLFGKGAIHTTAGKTHIDRKALFMSLMTDENLAYLRKLTRIYWFQNIEHMQYKQKVNVYEEATELLTKVGLRWAGIADNPDNIKKMADDMNKMIDSFSAIGSLYGGYREAKKARARVEQFLEDQIRAVRKGKIHPEKGTALYEFSHWEDMNGKPMDARLCAVDLMNVIRPLVAINKFVSFGVLALHEFPGERVRVALNEEDYAYKFVQEVRRYYPFVPFLPGKAKENITFDGYKIKKDTMMLLDIYGTLHRDDLFSEPERFNPYRFENWDGSPFDLIPQGGGDYYTNHRCAGEWMTIIIMEETMKFFANEISYDVPPQDFTVDTTKFPGKVASGMDIENIRVNIDRTK from the coding sequence ATGAGTAAAAGAATTCCTAAAGATAGAGGTATTGATAATTCATTCAAGATTATGAAAGAAGGCTATGAATACGTTCCCGCACGTATGAAGAAATTCAATACGAATATTTTCGAAACGCATGTTTTAGGAGGTAAAGCTGCTGTTGTTATCAGCGGTAAAGACGCAGCTGAATTATTTTATGATAACGATAAGACAGAACGTAAAGGTACATTACCTAAACGTGTTGTAAAGACGTTGTTCGGTAAAGGTGCAATACATACTACAGCGGGTAAGACGCATATTGATCGTAAGGCGTTATTTATGTCTCTTATGACCGATGAAAACTTAGCCTACTTAAGAAAGCTTACGCGTATTTACTGGTTCCAGAACATTGAGCATATGCAATATAAACAAAAAGTAAATGTCTATGAAGAAGCAACTGAACTGCTTACTAAAGTTGGACTACGCTGGGCAGGTATTGCTGATAACCCTGATAATATCAAAAAGATGGCAGATGACATGAATAAGATGATTGATTCATTCAGTGCGATTGGTTCATTATATGGCGGCTATCGTGAAGCGAAAAAAGCACGTGCACGTGTCGAGCAATTTCTGGAGGATCAAATTAGAGCTGTGCGTAAAGGAAAGATTCATCCGGAAAAAGGAACTGCCTTATATGAATTTAGTCACTGGGAAGATATGAACGGTAAACCAATGGACGCAAGACTTTGCGCGGTTGACTTGATGAATGTCATACGTCCGCTTGTCGCAATCAATAAGTTTGTGAGCTTTGGTGTGCTAGCGTTGCACGAGTTTCCTGGAGAACGTGTTCGTGTTGCATTAAACGAAGAGGATTATGCATATAAATTCGTGCAGGAAGTAAGAAGATATTATCCGTTCGTTCCATTCCTGCCAGGTAAAGCGAAAGAAAATATTACATTTGATGGTTACAAGATTAAAAAAGATACGATGATGCTCCTGGATATCTATGGTACATTACATCGAGACGATTTATTCAGTGAACCTGAAAGATTTAATCCTTACCGCTTTGAGAACTGGGACGGAAGCCCATTTGATCTGATCCCTCAAGGCGGAGGAGATTATTACACAAATCACCGCTGTGCAGGTGAATGGATGACGATCATCATTATGGAGGAAACAATGAAATTCTTTGCAAATGAAATCTCTTATGATGTACCACCTCAAGACTTTACAGTGGATACGACAAAGTTTCCTGGTAAAGTGGCTTCTGGAATGGATATTGAAAATATAAGGGTGAATATCGACCGTACAAAATAA
- a CDS encoding Stp1/IreP family PP2C-type Ser/Thr phosphatase, protein MHARFFTDIGPVRARNEDAGGVYYNHTGQMLMVICDGMGGHNAGNVASALVNDMLKSRFEEENFIEFEYAESWLRNNIAEINRELYKQSHLNDDNQGMGTTLVCALLYDNHVVIANVGDSRAYLINERELRQATSDHTFVNHLLLAGGLTKEEAKHHPQRNVITKVMGSDKYLHPDVFVYDFNRYNYIMLTSDGLTDYVEETQIHDIFKSINLIEDIGNQLIETAINSAAKDNISIVIASLKGGM, encoded by the coding sequence ATGCATGCACGCTTTTTTACCGATATCGGTCCAGTAAGAGCAAGAAATGAAGACGCAGGTGGCGTTTATTATAATCATACAGGCCAGATGTTAATGGTGATTTGCGATGGTATGGGCGGACATAATGCAGGAAATGTTGCCAGTGCATTGGTCAACGATATGCTTAAATCACGTTTTGAAGAAGAAAATTTCATAGAGTTTGAATATGCAGAAAGCTGGCTTAGAAATAACATCGCTGAAATTAATCGTGAGCTCTATAAACAATCTCATTTGAATGACGATAACCAGGGTATGGGGACGACACTTGTCTGCGCATTGCTTTACGATAATCATGTGGTCATCGCGAATGTCGGAGATTCAAGAGCCTATCTTATAAATGAACGAGAGCTTAGACAAGCGACCAGTGACCATACGTTTGTCAACCATCTTCTTTTGGCTGGGGGTCTGACGAAGGAAGAGGCGAAACATCATCCTCAACGTAATGTAATTACAAAAGTTATGGGGAGTGATAAATATTTGCATCCTGATGTATTTGTATATGATTTTAATAGATATAATTATATTATGTTAACTTCTGATGGATTGACAGATTATGTTGAAGAAACACAGATACATGACATATTTAAATCTATTAATCTAATCGAAGATATCGGTAATCAGCTGATTGAGACTGCTATAAACAGCGCTGCTAAAGACAATATTTCGATTGTGATCGCTTCTTTAAAAGGGGGCATGTAA
- the rsgA gene encoding ribosome small subunit-dependent GTPase A, whose translation MICIKGQIIKALSGFYYVKSEAKIYQCRARGNFRKRGISPLVGDFVEFQVENETDGYILSIDERNNSMVRPPVANIDRVIVVLSAKEPEFSLNLLDKFLVKVESYGIEPVILVTKKDLINKEEALFIERALNQYESIGYETYFVTNLNEQSYDALVQGITVLAGQSGVGKSSFINSLIPDANLNTGVISNALNRGKHTTRHVELIPLQNGYIADTPGFSSLELDNIDKYELKNMFPDFVKLSPQCKFRECLHLNEPKCAIKTALATGEILQSRYDHYLQMMSEIENRKVRY comes from the coding sequence GTGATATGTATTAAAGGTCAGATTATAAAAGCATTAAGTGGTTTCTATTATGTAAAAAGTGAGGCGAAAATATATCAGTGCCGTGCGAGAGGTAATTTTAGAAAACGCGGTATTTCTCCGTTAGTAGGTGATTTTGTAGAATTTCAAGTTGAAAATGAGACGGACGGCTATATCTTGTCTATTGATGAAAGGAACAACAGTATGGTACGTCCACCTGTAGCAAACATTGATCGCGTAATCGTGGTTCTAAGTGCAAAAGAACCTGAATTCAGCTTGAATTTACTGGACAAGTTTCTCGTTAAAGTCGAATCTTATGGCATTGAACCTGTAATTCTTGTGACAAAGAAAGACCTGATTAATAAAGAAGAGGCATTATTTATTGAACGTGCACTAAACCAGTATGAATCTATCGGATATGAAACTTATTTTGTGACCAATTTGAATGAACAGTCTTATGACGCACTCGTTCAAGGAATCACTGTGCTGGCAGGCCAATCAGGTGTGGGTAAGTCTTCGTTTATCAATAGCCTCATTCCTGATGCTAATTTAAATACCGGTGTCATCAGTAACGCTTTAAATCGTGGTAAACATACGACAAGGCATGTCGAACTAATACCACTACAAAATGGTTATATTGCAGATACACCAGGGTTTAGTTCTCTTGAACTTGATAACATTGATAAGTATGAACTTAAAAATATGTTCCCGGATTTTGTTAAGCTTTCGCCTCAATGTAAGTTTAGAGAATGCCTGCATCTTAATGAACCGAAATGCGCGATAAAGACAGCGCTGGCAACAGGTGAAATACTGCAATCAAGGTATGATCATTATTTACAGATGATGTCTGAAATTGAGAATAGAAAGGTGAGATATTAA
- the rpe gene encoding ribulose-phosphate 3-epimerase gives MKVAPSLLSCNFLELKEEIADLHAAGADYLHFDVMDGQFVPNISFAFPVLQQIRSITDLTIDTHLMIQDPERYIQAFADAGSDIITVHVESTKHIHRALQMIRNAGKKSGITLNPGTPVESIIPVLDMVDLVLVMTVNPGFGGQSFIKSSVDKIRSLNEYRNKHGLSYEIEVDGGVNEDTALLCKAAGADVLVAGSYFFKHDDYKVPVKILKGEVG, from the coding sequence ATGAAAGTAGCTCCAAGCTTGTTGTCCTGTAATTTTCTTGAATTGAAAGAGGAAATAGCTGACCTCCATGCAGCAGGTGCAGATTACCTTCATTTTGATGTGATGGATGGCCAATTTGTTCCGAACATTTCTTTTGCTTTTCCAGTATTACAGCAAATTAGAAGTATAACAGATCTGACGATTGATACACATTTGATGATACAAGATCCGGAACGGTATATTCAAGCATTTGCTGATGCAGGCAGTGATATTATCACTGTGCATGTAGAATCTACGAAGCATATTCATAGAGCGTTGCAGATGATTCGAAATGCTGGCAAGAAATCAGGGATTACACTTAATCCAGGAACGCCGGTCGAATCGATTATCCCGGTTCTTGATATGGTTGATCTTGTTCTCGTTATGACAGTTAATCCAGGTTTCGGTGGTCAGTCATTTATCAAGAGTAGTGTTGATAAGATTCGTTCCTTAAATGAATATCGAAATAAGCATGGACTTTCATATGAAATAGAAGTTGATGGCGGTGTCAATGAAGATACAGCACTTTTATGTAAAGCAGCCGGTGCTGATGTGCTTGTAGCAGGTTCTTATTTCTTTAAGCATGATGATTATAAAGTACCAGTAAAGATATTGAAAGGAGAAGTAGGATGA